One window from the genome of Sandaracinaceae bacterium encodes:
- a CDS encoding DNA mismatch repair protein MutS codes for MPSSPPPDSASAPAAEATAPTPALTRTLASERRFLDEANTLGSTSARVSFLRLVAFLAAVVGGISAATGGGALGLYLAIGGTLAFAVLLGVHARLLGRQRQAELRAAVHHDHVLRMTGRASQLPAAHDGLLPGGHPYAIDIDLVGPASLLQRLDAARTLLGTKTLARWLGAPATEAEILARQGAVRELAALHDFRQELEAAGRLATGNDKLDAAPFLAFTKRAPRVLGTPLVVLIVLSPLVLLGLYIAGRLGLVPSLAFWVAFALQALLALGLAKHPLDVFELIAARRGYIEAYASALACVEAARFEDPLLQKLHQDVHAGGTAPSSYMRRLDRWAGLAEFRHQFPVHFFVNLFTLWDLHVLLQLERWNRSVGTELERVFAALGELEALSSLGSFLDSDPDASFPRIVSASEGYHAEGLAHPLLPASARVPNDVTLGGPGHALIITGSNMAGKSTLLRAVGLNTALALAGGPVLAQSLSLPVVRLRASMRVDDSLQKGASYFHAELAKLRSVVAGADSQPPLLFLLDELLRGTNARARHLGARAVLTHLLDRGALGLAATHDIALSELEHERVGEVTNVHFTDVMDGDEMIFDYRLREGVVKTSNALRLLGMAGIAVPDDDRVDSL; via the coding sequence GTGCCCTCCTCTCCGCCACCAGACTCCGCCTCCGCCCCCGCAGCCGAAGCCACCGCGCCGACGCCCGCGCTGACCCGCACGCTCGCGTCCGAGCGGCGCTTTCTCGACGAGGCCAACACGCTCGGCTCGACCAGTGCCCGCGTGTCGTTCCTGCGGCTGGTGGCCTTCCTGGCGGCGGTGGTCGGCGGCATCAGCGCGGCCACGGGTGGTGGGGCGCTCGGGCTATACCTCGCCATCGGCGGGACGCTGGCCTTCGCGGTATTGCTGGGCGTGCACGCCCGGCTGCTGGGCCGCCAACGCCAGGCCGAGCTGCGCGCCGCCGTGCACCACGACCACGTGCTGCGCATGACGGGCCGTGCCAGCCAGCTGCCGGCCGCGCACGACGGGCTACTGCCTGGCGGTCACCCCTACGCCATCGACATCGACCTGGTGGGCCCGGCCAGCCTGCTGCAGCGGCTCGATGCCGCCCGCACGCTCCTGGGGACCAAGACACTGGCGCGCTGGCTGGGTGCACCCGCCACCGAAGCGGAGATCCTCGCGCGCCAGGGCGCCGTGCGGGAGCTGGCCGCGTTGCACGACTTCCGCCAGGAGCTCGAGGCCGCCGGGCGGCTCGCCACGGGCAACGACAAGCTCGACGCGGCCCCCTTCCTGGCCTTCACCAAGCGCGCGCCGCGGGTGCTGGGCACGCCGCTGGTGGTGCTCATCGTGCTGTCGCCGCTGGTGCTGCTGGGTCTCTACATCGCGGGCAGGCTCGGCCTCGTGCCCTCGCTCGCGTTCTGGGTCGCGTTCGCCCTGCAAGCGTTGCTGGCGCTGGGCCTCGCCAAGCACCCGCTCGACGTCTTCGAGCTGATCGCCGCGCGGCGTGGGTACATCGAGGCCTACGCCAGCGCGCTCGCGTGCGTGGAGGCTGCGCGCTTCGAGGACCCACTCCTGCAGAAGCTGCACCAGGACGTGCACGCGGGAGGCACCGCGCCATCGTCGTACATGCGGCGCCTCGACCGCTGGGCTGGCCTGGCCGAGTTCCGCCACCAGTTCCCGGTGCACTTCTTCGTGAACCTGTTCACGCTGTGGGACCTGCACGTGCTCCTGCAGCTGGAGCGTTGGAACCGCAGCGTGGGCACCGAGCTCGAGCGCGTGTTCGCGGCCCTCGGTGAGCTCGAGGCGCTGTCGTCGCTCGGGTCGTTCCTGGACTCCGATCCCGACGCCAGCTTCCCGCGCATCGTGTCGGCCAGCGAGGGCTACCATGCCGAGGGCCTCGCCCATCCGCTGCTTCCCGCGAGCGCCCGCGTGCCCAACGACGTGACGCTGGGGGGCCCCGGCCACGCGCTGATCATCACGGGCTCCAACATGGCGGGCAAGAGCACGCTGCTGCGCGCCGTGGGCCTGAACACCGCGCTCGCGCTCGCGGGCGGGCCGGTGCTGGCCCAGAGCCTCTCGCTGCCGGTGGTGCGCCTGCGCGCCAGCATGCGCGTGGACGACTCGCTGCAGAAGGGCGCCAGCTACTTCCACGCCGAGCTCGCCAAGCTGCGCAGCGTGGTGGCCGGCGCCGACAGCCAACCACCGCTGCTCTTCCTGCTGGACGAGCTGTTGCGCGGCACCAACGCGCGGGCCCGCCACCTGGGCGCGCGGGCCGTGCTCACCCACCTGCTGGACCGGGGCGCGCTGGGGCTCGCGGCCACGCACGACATCGCGCTGTCGGAGCTGGAGCACGAGCGCGTCGGCGAGGTGACCAACGTGCACTTCACGGACGTCATGGACGGCGACGAGATGATCTTCGACTACCGCCTGCGCGAAGGCGTGGTGAAGACCAGCAACGCCCTCCGCCTGCTGGGCATGGCGGGTATCGCGGTGCCCGACGACGACCGCGTGGACAGCCTCTGA
- a CDS encoding helix-turn-helix transcriptional regulator, which translates to MPTRDRIARSSVPSTLATLGDGWTLLMLTALVGGRQRFSALEQALGVPRSTLAARLRHLEEHGLVARHAYEERPPRFEYALTERGASLLPVLALADAFDVSHGGATARLWHQPARGPAHALLAQAHCDACGRLVSARQVTVGYLDHAPPLAAAQRGRETPRATRARSTRQPYRHARDVLEDAWAAKTVAALLMGERRFTGLQHATQAAPNILSERLGRLVESGLLRHVSDDGQAPAYQLSARGLALYPLVVALIAYGDAQRGRPSLTLTHACGAPLVLRLGCGACPKRSTEARRLLQIGVSFAMQAEPCATRTRT; encoded by the coding sequence ATGCCCACCCGCGACCGAATCGCACGGAGCTCCGTGCCCAGCACCCTCGCCACGCTGGGCGACGGCTGGACGCTGCTGATGCTCACGGCGCTGGTGGGTGGGCGTCAGCGCTTCTCTGCGCTCGAGCAGGCGCTGGGCGTGCCGCGCAGCACGCTGGCCGCGCGGCTGCGGCACCTCGAGGAGCACGGGCTGGTGGCGCGGCACGCCTACGAAGAGCGCCCGCCGCGCTTCGAGTACGCCCTCACGGAGCGCGGCGCGAGCCTCTTGCCGGTGTTGGCGCTGGCCGACGCGTTCGACGTTTCGCACGGGGGTGCCACGGCACGCCTCTGGCATCAGCCTGCGCGCGGGCCCGCTCACGCGCTGCTGGCCCAGGCGCACTGCGACGCGTGCGGGCGGCTCGTCTCGGCCCGACAGGTGACGGTGGGCTACCTGGACCACGCGCCGCCGCTCGCGGCTGCTCAGCGTGGGCGTGAGACGCCCCGGGCCACCCGTGCGCGGTCCACGCGGCAGCCGTACCGCCACGCGCGCGACGTGCTGGAGGACGCGTGGGCGGCGAAGACCGTGGCGGCGCTGTTGATGGGCGAGCGGCGCTTCACGGGGCTGCAGCACGCCACGCAGGCGGCGCCCAACATATTGAGTGAGCGGCTGGGGCGCCTGGTGGAGTCTGGGCTGCTGCGCCACGTGAGCGACGATGGCCAAGCGCCGGCCTATCAGCTGAGCGCGCGTGGCCTCGCGCTCTATCCGCTGGTGGTCGCGCTGATCGCGTACGGCGACGCGCAGCGCGGGCGGCCCTCGCTCACGCTCACGCACGCATGCGGGGCCCCGCTGGTGCTTCGCCTGGGCTGCGGCGCGTGCCCCAAGCGCTCCACGGAGGCCAGGAGGCTGTTGCAAATCGGAGTGAGTTTCGCTATGCAAGCAGAACCATGCGCGACACGAACCCGTACTTGA
- a CDS encoding VOC family protein: protein MLNGQLKNLAIVFYVADLARTHRFYAETLGVAFEVEDLENGYLQARLPGEVEFVFLQGTATHGTTPQVVFGLAKGGIDTMVASLAAAGVEIVTPVSEAPGGWSAEFKDPEGHVLSLYQDGGLPR, encoded by the coding sequence ATGCTCAACGGCCAGCTCAAGAACCTCGCGATCGTCTTCTACGTAGCGGACCTCGCCCGTACCCACCGCTTCTATGCGGAGACCCTCGGCGTCGCCTTCGAGGTCGAGGACCTCGAGAACGGCTACCTCCAGGCACGTCTCCCCGGCGAAGTGGAGTTCGTCTTCCTGCAGGGAACCGCCACGCACGGCACCACCCCCCAAGTTGTCTTCGGCCTCGCCAAGGGAGGCATCGACACCATGGTGGCGTCGCTCGCCGCAGCAGGCGTCGAGATCGTCACGCCCGTCAGTGAAGCCCCTGGCGGATGGTCCGCCGAATTCAAGGACCCCGAAGGCCACGTGCTCTCGCTGTACCAAGACGGCGGCTTGCCGCGCTGA
- a CDS encoding thiolase domain-containing protein (Catalyzes the synthesis of acetoacetyl coenzyme A from two molecules of acetyl coenzyme A. It can also act as a thiolase, catalyzing the reverse reaction and generating two-carbon units from the four-carbon product of fatty acid oxidation), with translation MAPLFVLGGAQTDFARNFAREGSSLFDVMRATTAAALTDTGLAWADVETVHVGNFTAELFAHQGQLGGFFPSMHEDLVGVPSARHEAACASGSVALLAACAELQAGHYDVALVLGVEQMRNVDGATAAAHLGVAAFHGREAQDARFVWPTLFAEVARFYAQRFGVGPEAGLAWSARMFENAARNPLAQTRAWAFPEGSFELDDVLNPLVEAPLRRFDCGQITDGAAALVLVSERFLARLGVRDSFAVLRGFGHRTAPMSLAEKLGRAPSTGLPFPEVARAVAQARQRAGWDAQQAVDVVELHDCFSITALMLLHHLGLGAPEELGRRIADGQFSGEGQCVVNPGGGLVGLGHPVGATGVRMVLDAARQVTDRAGETQVRGARRAQTLNIGGSATTTVSFVLETGTRRQLS, from the coding sequence ATGGCGCCGCTGTTCGTGCTGGGCGGCGCACAGACCGACTTCGCACGGAACTTCGCACGCGAAGGCAGCTCGCTCTTCGACGTGATGCGCGCCACCACGGCGGCCGCTCTCACCGACACGGGGCTCGCGTGGGCGGACGTCGAGACCGTGCACGTGGGCAACTTCACGGCCGAGCTGTTCGCGCACCAGGGCCAGCTGGGCGGCTTCTTCCCGTCCATGCACGAAGACCTGGTGGGCGTGCCCAGCGCGCGCCACGAGGCCGCGTGCGCGTCCGGCAGCGTGGCCCTCTTGGCGGCCTGCGCCGAGCTGCAAGCGGGGCACTACGACGTGGCGTTGGTGCTGGGTGTGGAGCAGATGCGAAACGTGGACGGAGCCACCGCGGCGGCGCACTTGGGCGTGGCCGCCTTCCACGGGCGCGAGGCGCAGGACGCGCGCTTCGTGTGGCCCACGCTGTTCGCCGAGGTGGCCCGCTTCTATGCGCAGCGCTTCGGCGTGGGCCCCGAGGCGGGGCTCGCGTGGTCTGCGCGCATGTTCGAGAACGCGGCGCGGAACCCGCTGGCGCAGACGCGCGCGTGGGCATTCCCCGAGGGCAGCTTCGAGCTCGACGACGTGCTGAACCCGCTGGTGGAGGCCCCGCTGCGGCGCTTCGACTGCGGGCAGATCACGGACGGCGCGGCCGCGCTCGTGCTGGTCAGCGAGCGCTTCTTGGCCAGGCTGGGTGTACGTGACTCCTTTGCTGTGCTGCGTGGCTTCGGGCACCGCACGGCGCCCATGTCGCTGGCCGAGAAGCTGGGCCGCGCGCCCAGCACGGGCCTGCCCTTTCCGGAGGTCGCCCGCGCGGTGGCGCAGGCACGGCAGCGCGCCGGGTGGGACGCGCAGCAGGCCGTGGACGTGGTGGAGCTGCACGACTGCTTCAGCATCACCGCCCTCATGTTGTTGCATCACCTGGGCCTGGGTGCCCCCGAGGAGCTGGGCCGACGGATCGCCGATGGACAATTCAGTGGCGAGGGGCAGTGTGTGGTCAATCCGGGCGGCGGGCTCGTCGGGCTCGGCCACCCCGTGGGGGCCACCGGGGTGCGCATGGTGTTGGACGCCGCCCGCCAAGTGACGGATCGCGCAGGGGAAACCCAGGTGCGGGGTGCCCGGCGTGCACAGACCCTCAACATCGGGGGCAGCGCCACCACCACGGTGAGCTTCGTTCTAGAGACCGGCACCCGCCGGCAACTTTCTTGA
- a CDS encoding carotenoid oxygenase family protein, with translation MRDTNPYLSGSYAPIDDERRCEHEELEILGELPRELNGSYLRNGPNPRFPSSGLHHWFDGDGMVHALRLEDGRATYQNRYVRTKWFEREGKAGHSLFTGLMEPTRDNPPGAPYKDTSNTDILAFRGKGLTSWYMCGAPYQVDPHTLATEGPVRFGAEGPLTFSAHPKVDPRTGALHFFDYGPVAPFMRYGVISPDGELVHRTDIALEGPRFPHDMALSEKHVIVMDPPLRVSQKALRAGRWGLELPAETPMRFGILPQGGSGDSVRWFETEPCYVYHTINAWEEGDEVVLVGCRVLDPLPPIDPSDGIYAVMMANLQMTAELYEWRFDLRTGQTRGRTLDDRNTEFPSMNVEQLGRPTRFSYNVRLAGRPTLRFDAIVKYDTQTGDAQTHEFGPGRYGSESPFAPSDAARAGLPEHEDAGYLLSFVHDENTSRSEVLVLNARDVAAGPVARVLLPRRVPLGFHACWVPGA, from the coding sequence ATGCGCGACACGAACCCGTACTTGAGCGGCAGTTACGCCCCCATCGACGACGAGCGCCGCTGCGAGCACGAAGAGCTCGAGATCCTCGGCGAGCTGCCGCGCGAGCTGAACGGCAGCTACCTGCGCAACGGGCCCAACCCGCGCTTCCCCTCGAGCGGCCTGCACCACTGGTTCGACGGCGACGGCATGGTGCACGCGCTGCGCCTCGAGGACGGGCGCGCCACCTACCAGAACCGGTACGTGCGCACCAAGTGGTTCGAGCGCGAGGGCAAGGCCGGGCACTCGCTCTTCACGGGCCTGATGGAGCCCACGCGCGACAACCCGCCGGGGGCGCCCTACAAGGACACGTCCAACACGGACATCCTCGCGTTCCGCGGCAAGGGGCTCACCTCTTGGTACATGTGCGGCGCGCCGTACCAGGTGGACCCGCACACGCTCGCTACCGAGGGCCCCGTGCGCTTTGGCGCCGAGGGGCCGCTCACGTTCTCGGCCCACCCCAAGGTGGACCCGCGCACCGGGGCGCTGCACTTCTTCGACTACGGACCAGTGGCGCCCTTCATGCGCTACGGCGTCATCAGCCCAGACGGCGAGCTCGTGCACCGCACCGACATCGCGCTCGAGGGGCCGCGCTTCCCGCACGACATGGCGCTGTCCGAGAAGCACGTCATCGTCATGGACCCGCCGCTGCGCGTCAGTCAGAAGGCGCTCCGAGCGGGGCGCTGGGGGCTCGAGCTGCCGGCCGAGACGCCCATGCGCTTCGGCATCCTGCCGCAGGGCGGGAGCGGCGACAGCGTGCGCTGGTTCGAGACCGAGCCCTGCTACGTCTACCACACCATCAACGCGTGGGAGGAAGGCGACGAGGTGGTGCTGGTGGGCTGCCGCGTGCTGGACCCGCTGCCGCCCATCGACCCGAGCGACGGCATCTACGCGGTGATGATGGCCAACCTGCAAATGACGGCCGAGCTCTACGAGTGGCGCTTCGACCTGCGCACGGGGCAGACCCGCGGGCGCACGCTGGACGACCGCAACACCGAGTTCCCTTCCATGAACGTGGAGCAGCTGGGGAGGCCCACGCGCTTCAGCTACAACGTGCGCCTGGCGGGGCGGCCCACGCTGCGCTTCGACGCCATCGTGAAGTACGACACGCAGACCGGGGACGCCCAGACGCACGAGTTCGGGCCGGGGCGCTACGGCAGCGAGAGCCCCTTCGCGCCGAGTGACGCTGCGCGCGCCGGGCTGCCCGAGCACGAGGACGCCGGCTACCTGCTGAGCTTCGTGCACGACGAGAACACGAGCCGCAGCGAGGTGCTGGTGCTGAACGCGCGCGACGTCGCGGCTGGGCCTGTGGCTCGGGTGCTCTTGCCGCGGCGCGTGCCGCTCGGCTTCCACGCCTGCTGGGTGCCCGGCGCGTGA
- a CDS encoding protein kinase — MVKDRGLPSALMLGLPRAAEREPEAVEELLELLVRDGSLPIAEVLLDLRRERLGEDFAVWAAQRARVQLREALAGDDREDEGKAALMIAVANELGERQADAATSLPQMVADALSAFAEDGPVVAARMAQEILKATEERVTRLEDCDLSERLGRQTAFLALRELDAALLSTDGLVNLLVLKRRSETDDEDGTRRTLGDLFQRLTNWLVIHEGEPLGPTADPHQFTLRIRRLQSFLHLVDADGTQVEARENMLRARRVLTTRVLLTRLRSDQGVGLRRALCAASARAMDALVREEVAEISDVVIFAGDFSESAEDIRSISEASMMPEVERALDAYQGLVKATQTLDRGDRVLEAVDAMAKLAADLPVACSPRVEALRGALNRLCRGLGTALRCDSLAELGERSSDTPLGDLEDYVVDLAQLVAGARRRLAMLDVGEPHSVATLRLMDLRVQRAIRSGAEPLDEEAAAFVEAALHDFPRPIADVLGATIRYIARLPVEAARSERPSLLVATKKVVKMPAWMPPSRTLGGFYVTDTIGNGAGGSVFAAKRAGERHTARADLFALKVPDYSGAAARTLSEAEFLRLFREEAGALLALPDHPNIARFVTFDAGARPKPILVMELVEGPNIERLLETSDLSMARSLRLLEGVATGLEAMHAIGVGHLDVKPSNIIVRQGDGGVESPVLVDFGLAGRHMRPGCGTAEYGAPEVWGALESDLAPPVDVYAFCCMAFELITNLCLFSADTEIGMIGAHIEHDGVPEGIQMLSRFTETRRFARLLQAGLRRQPAQRATMAQVRAGLAEVREELSGLPWPLVLSP, encoded by the coding sequence GTGGTCAAGGACCGCGGGCTCCCTTCGGCGCTCATGCTGGGCCTGCCCCGCGCGGCCGAGCGCGAACCCGAGGCCGTGGAAGAGCTGCTCGAGCTGCTGGTGCGCGACGGCTCGCTGCCCATCGCCGAGGTGCTGCTGGACCTGCGGCGCGAGCGCCTGGGGGAAGACTTCGCCGTGTGGGCGGCGCAGCGCGCGCGCGTGCAGCTGCGCGAAGCGCTGGCCGGAGACGACCGCGAGGACGAGGGCAAGGCGGCCCTCATGATCGCCGTGGCCAACGAGCTGGGCGAGCGCCAGGCCGACGCCGCCACCTCGCTGCCGCAGATGGTGGCCGACGCGCTCAGCGCCTTCGCGGAAGACGGCCCTGTGGTGGCCGCGCGCATGGCGCAGGAGATCCTGAAGGCCACCGAAGAGCGCGTGACGCGCCTCGAGGACTGCGACCTGAGCGAGCGGCTCGGGCGCCAGACCGCCTTCCTGGCGCTGCGCGAGCTGGACGCCGCGCTGCTCAGCACGGACGGCCTGGTGAACCTGCTGGTGCTGAAGCGCCGCTCCGAGACCGACGACGAGGACGGCACGCGCCGCACGCTGGGGGACCTCTTCCAGCGCCTCACCAACTGGCTGGTCATCCACGAGGGGGAGCCCTTGGGCCCCACCGCGGACCCCCACCAGTTCACGCTGCGCATCCGCCGCCTGCAGTCGTTCCTGCACCTCGTGGACGCCGACGGCACGCAGGTGGAGGCGCGCGAGAACATGCTGCGCGCGCGCCGCGTGCTGACCACGCGCGTGCTCCTCACGCGCCTGCGCAGCGACCAGGGGGTGGGGCTCCGACGCGCGCTGTGTGCCGCCTCGGCCCGCGCCATGGACGCGCTCGTGCGCGAGGAGGTGGCCGAGATCTCCGACGTGGTCATCTTCGCGGGCGACTTCAGCGAGAGCGCCGAGGACATCCGCTCCATCTCCGAGGCCTCCATGATGCCCGAGGTGGAGCGCGCGCTCGACGCGTATCAGGGGCTGGTGAAGGCCACCCAGACGCTCGACCGCGGCGACCGTGTGCTCGAGGCGGTGGACGCCATGGCCAAGCTGGCGGCCGACCTCCCGGTGGCCTGCTCGCCGCGCGTCGAGGCCCTGCGTGGTGCGCTGAACCGGCTGTGCCGGGGGCTCGGCACCGCGCTGCGCTGCGACTCGCTGGCCGAGCTCGGGGAGCGCTCGTCGGACACGCCGCTCGGTGACCTCGAGGACTACGTGGTGGACCTCGCGCAGCTGGTGGCGGGCGCGCGCCGCCGCCTTGCGATGCTGGACGTGGGCGAGCCGCACTCGGTGGCCACACTGCGGCTCATGGACCTGCGCGTGCAGCGCGCCATCCGTTCGGGCGCCGAGCCGCTGGACGAGGAGGCCGCCGCGTTCGTGGAGGCCGCGCTGCACGACTTTCCGCGGCCCATCGCCGACGTGCTCGGCGCCACCATTCGGTACATCGCGCGCCTGCCGGTGGAGGCCGCGCGCTCGGAGCGGCCGAGCCTGCTCGTGGCCACCAAGAAGGTGGTCAAGATGCCCGCGTGGATGCCGCCCAGCCGCACGCTCGGCGGGTTCTACGTCACCGACACCATCGGCAACGGCGCGGGTGGCTCGGTGTTCGCCGCCAAGCGCGCCGGCGAGCGACACACGGCGCGCGCCGACCTGTTCGCGCTCAAGGTGCCGGACTACTCGGGCGCCGCAGCGCGCACCCTCTCCGAGGCGGAGTTCTTGCGGCTCTTCCGCGAGGAGGCCGGCGCGCTCTTGGCGCTGCCCGACCACCCGAACATCGCGCGTTTCGTGACTTTCGACGCGGGCGCGCGGCCCAAGCCCATCCTCGTGATGGAGCTGGTGGAGGGCCCCAACATCGAGCGCCTGCTCGAGACCAGCGACCTCAGCATGGCGCGCTCCCTGCGCCTGCTGGAGGGCGTGGCCACCGGCCTCGAGGCCATGCACGCCATCGGCGTCGGCCACTTGGACGTGAAGCCCTCCAACATCATCGTGCGGCAGGGTGACGGCGGCGTGGAGTCGCCCGTGCTGGTGGACTTCGGCTTGGCCGGTCGTCACATGCGCCCGGGCTGCGGCACCGCCGAGTATGGTGCCCCCGAGGTGTGGGGCGCGCTCGAGTCGGATCTGGCCCCGCCCGTGGACGTCTACGCGTTCTGCTGCATGGCGTTCGAGCTCATCACCAACTTGTGCCTCTTCAGCGCGGACACCGAGATCGGGATGATCGGGGCTCACATCGAGCACGACGGCGTGCCCGAGGGCATCCAGATGCTGTCGCGCTTCACGGAGACGCGCCGCTTCGCGCGCTTGCTGCAGGCGGGGCTGCGTCGCCAGCCCGCCCAGCGCGCCACCATGGCGCAGGTTCGTGCGGGGCTCGCCGAGGTGCGTGAGGAGCTGAGCGGGCTCCCCTGGCCGCTGGTGCTCAGCCCCTGA
- a CDS encoding DsbA family protein produces the protein MTQAFGALLGLSGLAALLVASCAGAPAAGPETPGEADTSGADEASVGQPSGDQRQEGETANQESAPTPQAPRFDTSELPTQGPADAAVVVDVFSDFECPYCSLARRHTARLLEDFPSVRVRYRHFPLAGHPHAGMAAEASVEAYAQGGNEAFWCFHDQVFDHQSSLSRALLLELATRCRLDAGAMRQALTDHRHQPRVNQDRTAGEALGLQGTPTFSVNGTLVDGADYTDVEEAVDRAHPSW, from the coding sequence GTGACGCAGGCTTTCGGCGCGCTCCTGGGACTCTCGGGACTGGCGGCGCTGCTGGTCGCCAGCTGTGCGGGCGCACCCGCCGCCGGCCCAGAGACGCCAGGCGAAGCAGACACGTCCGGCGCCGACGAAGCCAGTGTGGGGCAGCCCAGCGGAGACCAGCGCCAGGAGGGCGAAACCGCGAACCAAGAGTCCGCACCCACGCCCCAGGCGCCGCGCTTCGACACGAGCGAGCTCCCCACGCAGGGCCCGGCAGATGCCGCCGTCGTGGTGGACGTCTTCTCGGACTTCGAGTGCCCGTACTGCTCCCTCGCGCGGCGCCACACGGCCCGGCTGCTCGAGGACTTTCCCTCCGTTCGGGTGCGCTACCGGCACTTCCCGCTGGCCGGCCACCCCCACGCCGGCATGGCCGCCGAGGCGTCGGTCGAAGCCTATGCCCAGGGCGGGAACGAAGCCTTCTGGTGCTTCCACGACCAGGTCTTCGACCACCAGAGCTCGCTCTCCCGCGCGCTCCTGCTGGAGCTCGCCACCCGCTGCCGCCTCGACGCAGGCGCCATGCGGCAGGCGCTCACGGACCACCGCCACCAGCCTCGCGTCAACCAAGACCGCACAGCCGGCGAAGCGCTGGGGCTCCAGGGAACCCCCACGTTCTCCGTCAACGGCACCCTGGTAGACGGCGCTGACTACACCGACGTGGAAGAAGCCGTCGACCGAGCCCACCCCAGCTGGTGA
- the recA gene encoding recombinase RecA, with protein MAQDTNREKALELALGAIEKNFGKGAIMKLGDKVAEEVPALPSGSISLDIALGVGGYARGRIIEIYGPESSGKTTLTLHAIAQCQQRGGVAAFIDAEHALDPQYARKLGVNVDELLVSQPDHGEQALEIADTLVRSGAVDIIVIDSVAALVPKAEIEGEMGDTHVGLQARLMSQALRKITGSVQKSNCTLFFINQIRMKIGVMFGSPETTSGGNALKFYASQRLDIRRIATLKVGEDAIGNRCRVKIVKNKVAPPFRTCEFDVLFGKGISRSGDILDLGVQDGIVDKSGAWYSYNGERVGQGRDNARIFLEEHPEMMTEIEDKLLAKYDMSRGGGKPITVDGAAGEEAEAKANGKQARRPRAN; from the coding sequence ATGGCCCAAGACACCAACCGTGAAAAAGCTCTAGAACTCGCCCTCGGGGCCATCGAAAAGAACTTCGGCAAGGGTGCGATCATGAAGCTCGGTGACAAGGTCGCCGAGGAAGTGCCCGCGCTGCCCAGCGGCTCCATCTCGCTCGACATCGCGCTCGGCGTGGGTGGCTATGCGCGCGGCCGCATCATCGAGATCTACGGGCCGGAGTCCAGCGGCAAGACCACCCTCACGCTGCACGCCATCGCGCAGTGCCAGCAGCGGGGCGGTGTCGCGGCCTTCATCGACGCGGAGCACGCGCTCGACCCGCAGTACGCCCGCAAGCTGGGCGTCAACGTGGACGAGCTGCTGGTCAGCCAGCCGGATCACGGCGAGCAGGCCCTCGAGATCGCGGACACGCTGGTGCGCTCCGGCGCCGTGGACATCATCGTCATCGACTCGGTCGCCGCGCTCGTGCCCAAGGCCGAGATCGAGGGCGAGATGGGCGACACGCACGTGGGCCTGCAGGCGCGCCTCATGAGCCAGGCGCTGCGCAAGATCACCGGCAGCGTGCAGAAGAGCAACTGCACGCTCTTCTTCATCAACCAGATCCGCATGAAGATCGGCGTCATGTTCGGCAGCCCGGAGACCACCTCGGGCGGCAACGCGCTCAAGTTCTATGCCTCGCAGCGCCTGGACATCCGCCGCATCGCCACCCTCAAGGTGGGCGAGGACGCCATCGGCAACCGCTGCCGCGTGAAGATCGTGAAGAACAAGGTCGCGCCGCCCTTCCGCACGTGCGAGTTCGACGTGCTCTTCGGGAAGGGCATCAGCCGCAGCGGCGACATCCTGGACCTAGGCGTCCAGGACGGCATCGTGGACAAGTCGGGCGCCTGGTACAGCTACAACGGCGAGCGCGTCGGCCAGGGCCGCGACAACGCGCGCATCTTCCTCGAGGAGCACCCCGAGATGATGACCGAGATCGAGGACAAGCTGCTGGCCAAGTACGACATGTCCCGCGGGGGCGGTAAGCCCATCACGGTGGATGGCGCGGCAGGCGAAGAGGCCGAGGCCAAGGCCAACGGCAAGCAGGCGCGTCGCCCGCGGGCAAACTGA
- a CDS encoding CarD family transcriptional regulator, whose product MSFNIGDKAVHPAHGVGEITRIEERDVGGTRSQFYILKIVESGMTVMVPTLRAKTVGLRNIMSKKDAKDVLAELESTAVAVKSQPWNRRYREYMEMLNSGSPVEVAKVLRDLSRLRTDKELSFGERRLLEQARGLLVTELALAKRVKEARIEQDIDALLPPA is encoded by the coding sequence ATGAGCTTCAACATCGGCGACAAGGCCGTGCACCCTGCGCACGGCGTCGGAGAGATCACCCGCATCGAAGAGCGCGATGTGGGCGGTACGCGCAGCCAGTTCTACATCCTGAAGATCGTCGAGTCCGGGATGACGGTGATGGTCCCCACGCTGCGCGCCAAGACGGTTGGGCTGCGCAACATCATGTCCAAGAAGGACGCGAAGGACGTCTTGGCCGAGCTCGAGTCCACGGCCGTCGCCGTGAAGTCTCAGCCGTGGAACCGGCGCTACCGCGAGTACATGGAGATGCTCAACAGCGGCTCCCCCGTGGAGGTGGCCAAGGTGCTGCGTGATCTCTCGCGTCTGCGCACCGACAAGGAGCTGAGCTTCGGCGAGCGTCGTCTGCTGGAGCAGGCGCGTGGGCTGCTCGTCACCGAGCTGGCGCTCGCCAAGCGCGTCAAGGAAGCCCGCATCGAGCAAGACATCGACGCGCTGCTCCCCCCGGCCTGA